The Calditerrivibrio nitroreducens DSM 19672 genome window below encodes:
- the atpB gene encoding F0F1 ATP synthase subunit A, whose amino-acid sequence MEHPLNIFSFLPHEVQLKFLHVFMTTVVVIFTFILGSLASKMRSEIPGRGQNLFEMLVTAIEKMCIDIMGEEGRPYIPLIFGIGIYVFFSNVMGLIPGFISPTSNLNTTAAPAIIVFLTYHFIGIKKHGAHYIHHFMGPVAWLAPLMIIIELIGHLSRPLSLSMRLFGNIFGEDLVIAILFILVPFLVPLPMYFMGLFTSVLQAYVFMMLSMIYISGAIEEAH is encoded by the coding sequence ATGGAACATCCACTTAATATTTTTTCTTTTCTACCTCATGAGGTGCAGTTAAAGTTTTTGCATGTTTTTATGACAACGGTTGTTGTGATATTTACTTTCATCTTAGGAAGTCTTGCTTCCAAAATGAGAAGTGAGATCCCGGGGAGAGGTCAGAATCTTTTTGAGATGCTTGTTACTGCTATCGAAAAGATGTGTATTGATATCATGGGGGAAGAAGGAAGACCCTATATCCCGCTTATATTTGGTATCGGCATTTATGTGTTTTTTTCTAATGTAATGGGTTTGATTCCCGGCTTTATATCACCCACATCTAATCTGAATACCACTGCAGCACCTGCTATTATAGTTTTTCTTACATACCATTTTATTGGTATAAAAAAGCATGGTGCCCATTATATTCACCATTTTATGGGGCCCGTTGCCTGGCTTGCTCCGCTTATGATTATAATAGAGTTAATAGGGCATCTTTCAAGACCTCTCTCCCTTTCAATGAGGTTATTTGGTAATATCTTTGGGGAAGACCTTGTCATTGCGATTCTTTTTATCCTTGTCCCTTTTTTGGTTCCGTTACCTATGTACTTTATGGGGTTATTCACCTCTGTGCTTCAGGCTTACGTTTTTATGATGCTGTCGATGATATATATTAGTGGTGCCATTGAAGAAGCGCACTAA
- a CDS encoding AtpZ/AtpI family protein, with protein sequence MKDKKQIRYWLNAGSIGISFVSAIAIGTLIGYYLDRYFDTKPYLTLFFMVMGIAAGFKNMIYFIKRTDAYQDDEKK encoded by the coding sequence ATGAAAGATAAAAAACAGATCCGATACTGGTTAAACGCTGGTTCGATTGGCATATCTTTCGTATCTGCTATAGCTATAGGAACATTAATAGGTTACTATCTGGACCGTTATTTTGATACCAAGCCTTACCTTACTCTATTTTTTATGGTTATGGGTATAGCCGCAGGGTTTAAAAATATGATATATTTTATCAAGCGAACAGATGCATATCAGGATGATGAAAAAAAGTAA
- the hemL gene encoding glutamate-1-semialdehyde 2,1-aminomutase, whose product MKNLFEESKRYIPGGVNSPVRAFGSVGGEPIFIDRGKGSKIYDVDGKEYIDYVCSWGPLIHGHADDDIITEVERVLKKGTTFGAPTVLELELAKKVVEMVPSIEMVRMVSSGTEAVMSAIRLARGYTGRDKIIKFEGCYHGHSDSLLVKAGSGALTFGQPSSPGVPADLAKHTLIADYNDLNSVKQLFINNKNQIACVIVEPVAGNMGVVLPEEGFLSGLRDLCSNEGALLIFDEVITGFRLAPGGAQEYFNVMPDITTLGKILGGGLPVGAYGGRKEIMEKISPLGPVYQAGTLSGNPLAMAAGIANLNKLNENFYYELRKKSQYLWNGFKNNCRELKLNYAFNEIESMSCMFFTERPVKSFKDALTSDTKKYAAFFHGMLKKGINLAPSQFEAMFVSAAHTNKDLDATIKAHYEVLKELT is encoded by the coding sequence ATGAAAAATCTATTTGAAGAGAGCAAGAGGTATATCCCTGGTGGGGTTAACAGTCCTGTTAGGGCATTTGGATCAGTCGGTGGGGAACCTATTTTTATTGATAGGGGGAAAGGGTCGAAAATATATGATGTGGATGGTAAAGAATATATAGATTATGTTTGCTCCTGGGGACCTCTAATACATGGACATGCCGATGATGATATAATTACAGAGGTGGAAAGGGTTTTGAAAAAAGGTACCACATTTGGAGCTCCCACTGTACTTGAACTGGAACTTGCTAAAAAAGTTGTTGAAATGGTACCATCCATAGAGATGGTCAGAATGGTTAGCTCAGGTACTGAGGCTGTAATGAGTGCCATTAGACTTGCCCGTGGATATACCGGTAGGGATAAAATAATCAAGTTTGAGGGTTGTTATCATGGGCATTCAGATAGCTTACTTGTAAAAGCTGGAAGCGGTGCCCTTACTTTTGGTCAGCCCAGCAGCCCAGGTGTACCTGCGGATCTTGCCAAACATACATTGATTGCTGATTACAATGATTTAAATTCAGTCAAACAGTTATTTATAAATAATAAAAATCAGATTGCCTGTGTCATAGTGGAGCCGGTGGCAGGTAACATGGGGGTGGTATTGCCGGAAGAGGGATTTTTGTCTGGGCTAAGAGATCTGTGTAGTAATGAAGGGGCGCTGTTGATTTTTGATGAAGTTATAACAGGGTTTAGGCTTGCCCCAGGAGGAGCACAGGAGTATTTTAATGTAATGCCGGATATTACTACGTTGGGTAAAATTTTAGGCGGGGGACTGCCTGTGGGGGCTTATGGTGGTAGAAAAGAGATTATGGAGAAGATCTCCCCTCTTGGGCCAGTATACCAGGCGGGTACGTTGAGCGGTAATCCCCTTGCCATGGCGGCTGGCATAGCAAATTTGAATAAACTTAATGAAAATTTTTATTATGAACTCAGGAAAAAATCCCAATACCTTTGGAATGGGTTTAAAAACAATTGTAGAGAGCTAAAACTCAATTATGCTTTCAATGAGATTGAGTCTATGTCATGTATGTTTTTTACTGAAAGGCCTGTAAAAAGCTTTAAAGATGCCCTTACGAGTGATACAAAAAAATATGCGGCATTTTTCCATGGAATGCTTAAAAAAGGGATCAATCTTGCTCCAAGCCAGTTTGAAGCTATGTTTGTATCCGCTGCTCATACGAATAAAGATTTAGATGCGACGATTAAGGCTCATTATGAGGTATTAAAAGAGTTGACATGA
- a CDS encoding ABC-F family ATP-binding cassette domain-containing protein, translated as MSVISLFSVSKSYGERIIFKDLTFSIMKGKKVALFGYNGSGKTTLFKIIAGIEEKDSGQIVISNDTKIGYLEQILVDDATIFDFMLRSNKRILELEEKIESCFEPEKIHRYYEEFELIGGNSFRSEIRELLKAFDFYEDVWDKNINLLSGGELERLKLARLLVSDANLLLLDEPTNYLDILMIDWLENFLKKSDKTVIFITHDRRLLENVAEEILYLNNKKIDHFRMKFNSFIKIYKEDEERLKIRKNNLEEEKQKLWDFVDRYRAGIKSKQVNARLKLIEKIEEELHNLTFDDRNIDFYFKKGKDEDFEVITFDNLVLGYGNRVLNKPFSAKIYKGEKVAVVGRNGSGKSSLLKLVVGNKSGLISGAIGIGKRVEMGYFEQILKTDSDKTVLEELLDLDIGITLQDIYNLLPKFGFSYEDIEKKVSLLSGGELAKINLMKLYFLRPNLLILDEPTNHLDYETVEVLKNALLNYDGTIIMVSHDRYFMDGLIDRYIFFNDGIVTLEDKIPVIKEVENDTTIKRATSVKNKNRKVDKYKINRINADILELENLLNSLYLEREKSITDWKKLAEYNAKIEEMELELLKKYDELEKLTQEDI; from the coding sequence ATGTCTGTAATTTCACTTTTTTCAGTCTCCAAAAGCTATGGTGAGAGGATAATTTTCAAAGATCTCACGTTTTCCATCATGAAGGGTAAAAAAGTTGCATTGTTTGGTTATAATGGTAGCGGTAAAACAACGCTTTTTAAAATAATTGCAGGAATTGAGGAGAAAGATAGCGGACAGATTGTAATTTCGAATGATACAAAGATAGGGTATCTTGAGCAGATTCTTGTGGATGATGCTACAATCTTCGATTTTATGTTAAGATCAAATAAAAGGATACTTGAGCTTGAAGAAAAGATCGAGAGCTGTTTTGAACCTGAAAAGATTCATCGATATTACGAAGAGTTTGAATTAATAGGTGGTAATAGTTTTAGATCTGAGATAAGGGAGTTGCTTAAAGCTTTTGATTTTTATGAGGATGTGTGGGATAAAAATATAAACCTTCTCTCCGGTGGGGAGTTGGAAAGATTAAAGCTGGCGAGACTTCTGGTATCCGATGCAAATCTGTTACTCCTTGATGAGCCGACAAACTACCTGGATATATTGATGATAGATTGGCTGGAGAACTTTCTTAAAAAGTCAGATAAAACAGTAATTTTTATCACTCACGACCGAAGGCTTCTGGAAAATGTTGCCGAAGAGATCCTATATCTAAACAATAAAAAGATAGATCATTTCAGAATGAAATTTAATAGCTTTATCAAGATATATAAAGAGGATGAAGAACGATTAAAGATAAGAAAAAATAATCTGGAGGAAGAGAAACAAAAGCTTTGGGATTTTGTGGATAGATACAGGGCAGGAATAAAATCAAAACAGGTAAATGCAAGACTGAAGCTGATTGAAAAAATAGAAGAGGAGCTTCATAATCTAACATTTGACGATAGAAATATAGATTTTTATTTTAAAAAAGGAAAAGATGAGGATTTTGAAGTAATAACTTTTGACAATCTCGTACTCGGGTATGGAAATCGGGTTTTGAACAAGCCATTCTCTGCGAAAATTTATAAAGGTGAAAAGGTGGCTGTTGTGGGTAGAAATGGATCCGGTAAAAGTTCATTGTTGAAATTGGTTGTGGGGAATAAAAGTGGGCTGATAAGTGGGGCGATTGGGATTGGTAAAAGGGTCGAAATGGGGTATTTCGAGCAGATACTCAAAACAGATTCTGATAAAACAGTTTTAGAGGAGTTGCTGGATCTGGATATAGGAATTACATTGCAGGATATCTACAACTTATTGCCAAAATTCGGTTTTTCTTATGAAGATATTGAAAAAAAGGTGAGTCTTCTAAGTGGAGGAGAACTTGCAAAAATAAACCTTATGAAGCTATATTTCTTAAGGCCAAACCTACTCATATTAGACGAGCCCACTAATCATCTTGACTATGAAACGGTGGAGGTTTTGAAAAACGCTCTTTTAAATTATGATGGCACAATTATTATGGTTTCCCATGATCGATATTTTATGGATGGATTGATCGATAGATATATATTTTTCAACGATGGTATTGTGACACTGGAAGATAAAATTCCTGTGATAAAGGAAGTTGAAAATGATACCACGATAAAAAGAGCTACGTCTGTTAAAAATAAAAATAGAAAGGTTGACAAATATAAGATTAATAGGATAAATGCAGATATATTAGAGCTTGAGAATTTACTAAATTCATTGTATTTAGAAAGGGAAAAAAGTATAACAGACTGGAAAAAATTGGCTGAATATAATGCAAAAATTGAAGAAATGGAGCTAGAATTACTTAAAAAGTATGATGAACTGGAAAAATTGACGCAGGAGGATATATGA
- a CDS encoding TIM barrel protein: MNIHIRSKFDQLDKFIPLSEKYNTGIELAMSFDDIIDVNKFNCINGLPLSIHAPFFDVNIASYNRYVMEVSVDIMIKTIEICNLLNVKNVVFHHNYSPFVYNFDEDGYTERFCENFEKVIRYRKKDFTISFENVFETNSSIGDKIIKMLNRDFIGYCFDIGHFNLFTEITLQEWLNGWKGKIFEYHLHNNYGYRDDHNRLDYGNINIKDLLMIQKVSIYTIENRNVEDTEASINYLKSICL; this comes from the coding sequence ATGAATATCCATATAAGATCAAAATTTGATCAGCTTGATAAATTTATTCCTCTTTCGGAAAAGTATAATACAGGAATAGAATTGGCCATGAGCTTTGATGATATTATAGATGTTAATAAGTTTAATTGCATAAATGGCTTGCCTCTTTCGATTCATGCTCCTTTTTTTGACGTCAATATTGCAAGCTATAATCGATATGTGATGGAAGTATCTGTTGATATAATGATTAAAACAATTGAGATATGCAATTTGCTTAACGTAAAGAATGTCGTATTTCACCACAATTATTCACCTTTTGTGTATAATTTTGATGAAGATGGTTATACAGAGAGGTTTTGTGAAAATTTTGAAAAGGTTATAAGGTACAGAAAGAAAGATTTTACGATATCTTTTGAAAATGTTTTTGAAACTAATTCTTCCATAGGTGATAAGATAATTAAAATGTTAAATAGAGATTTTATTGGGTACTGTTTCGACATCGGTCATTTCAATCTATTTACTGAGATTACTCTTCAAGAATGGCTAAATGGTTGGAAGGGGAAAATTTTTGAGTATCATCTTCATAATAACTATGGATATAGAGACGATCACAACAGATTGGACTATGGAAATATAAATATTAAAGATCTTTTAATGATTCAAAAGGTATCCATCTATACAATTGAGAATAGAAATGTTGAGGATACAGAGGCTTCAATAAACTATTTGAAATCAATATGTCTGTAA